AGGCGGCCCCACGATGAGGCGCGTGGGCTGGGTGGTGCTGGCGGCGGCGCTCACGGGCGGCTGCTTCCGAACCACGGTGCGCTCGGGCCAGCCGCCGTGGCACTCGCCCGAGAGCCACTACGAGAAATGGCACAGCGGCTACCTGATCGGAATCGTCGAAGGGAGCGGTCCCTACGACCTGAATCGGGTGTGCCCCGACGGCTGGGCGGAAGTGGAGACCGAGATGGACCCATTTCAGAGCTACCTCGGGATCCAGACCCTCGGCATCTACGCACCGCAGTCCGCCACCATCGCCTGCACCGCGCCCGGGGCACCCGCGGCGCCGCCGGCCCAGGGCTACGATCCGTCCGGCGCCGGAGAGCCTGGGTTTCCTCCCCCGGCGCCCTCTACGGAAGGTTTCTGAGCATGAGCAGCATCGAGGTCGAGGTCGGACGCATCAGTCGCATCGTCCTGAACCGACCGGACAAGCACAACGCGATGACCGAGGAGATGGGGCGGCTGATCGCCGACGCCGTCGAGCGCATCAACGCCCACGATGCCGCCCGCGTCGTGCTCATCAGCGGGGCCGGTCGTGCCTTCTGTGCCGGTGGGGATTTTTCGCTGATCGAGGACAGCTCGAAGCGTGCGGCGGAGGAGAACCAACGCAACATGGTGGCGTTCTACGGGACGTTCCTGTCCGTGCTGCGGCTGCGGGTGCCGAGCGTCGCGGTGATCCACGGCGCCGCCGTGGGGGCGGGGCTGTGCTTGGCGTTGGCGGCCGACGTGCGCCTGGCGGCTCGTGAGGCCAAGCTGGGCGCGAACTTCGTGCGCGTGGGGCTTCACCCGGGCATGGGCTCGAGCGTGCTCCTGCCCCACGTGGTGGGCGCCGCCCGGGCGCGGGAGCTCATCCTCACCGGCAAGCTCGTGAGCGGGGAAGAAGCGGAACGCTTCGGGTTGGTGAGTCGCGCGCTGCCCAAGGACGAGCTCGACGCGGCGGCCGCCGAGTGCGCGGAGCAGATCGCGACGGCGGCGCCCATCGCCGTGGCTCAGGCCAAGGCGACGCTTTCGGCCGGGTTGCTGTCGGAGCTCTCCGCTGCGCTGCACCGCGAGGCCGCCAATCAGGCCATCGATTTCGGCACCGAGGACTTGAAAGAGGCGATCGCGGCGTTCCGCGCCGGCCGCCCGCCGAGCTTCGCCGGCCGCTGAGCGCCGGGTTTCGCGCCGCCCCGACATCCAAACGAAAAAAGCGCTCAACCTTCGGCGCTGGGCGCCGTTCTGTCTCGGTCGGAGGGCGGACTCCCATGCAGCTCACCGAAGACATCGCTCCCCTAGGCCAGTCACTGCCCCCGGTGGTGATCCTCGAGGCTCCGGCTCCCACGTCCAGCACGGCCGAGTCCAAGAGGCCGAGCCTCCTCCGCCGGCTGTATCGGCTATTGACCTTCGACGTTCCCATCCGCCAGAAGCTGCTGTTCTTTTCCGGTGGCCTCGCGGGCTGGATCCTGCTCCTGGGGTCCCTGGCGGCGCTGTCCGTGGACGGCTTCATGGAGCGCTTGGTGATCCTGGGGCTGACGTCGATCTCCGTGGTGCCCCTGATTGGCTTCGCGGTGCTCTTGACCCGGGCGCTCACCCGACCCCTGGAGGCCCTGGGCTGTCAGGTGAAGGCGCTCACGGATCGCTACACCGGCCAGACGGAAGACGACGGTCGGCCCATCGCTCCCATTTCCTTGGTGGGCAACGACGAAGTGGGCGATGTGGCGAAGCGCTTCAATCAGTTGACCTCGGTCCTGCAGCAGATCAGCGCGTTCAAGAAGGTGATCGAGGGGGACGACACGACGGGGGAGGTTTACGACCGCATGGGGCGCCAGCTCGCCCTGCTGGGCCTCGACGAGCTGGTGATCTACGAGGTCTCCAACAGCAAGAACCGGCTCACGCCGGTGGTCAGCTCCAGCGCCGCGGCGGCGGAAGCCTGTAGCCCCGACATTCGCCTCGACTGCAACCTGTGCCGCGCGAAGAAGACCGGAGCGATCGTGTCGTCTGCCGCCTTTCCCAAGATCTGCCGCTACTTCCGCGGAGGACAGGACAAGGAGCACGTCTGCGTGCCCATGAACATCGCGGGGAGCACCGGCGGTGTGGTGCAGTTCTTGTTCGACCGCGACGAGCAAGACCCACAGATGAAGGCGGCGCACACGCTGGTGCGCCGCGGGCGACGCTTCTTGTCCGAAGCGTTGCCGGTGATCGAGGCCAAGCGGCTGATGAGCACCCTGAAGCAGTCCACCCTGCGGGACGCCATGACGGGGCTGCACAACCGGCGCTTCTTGGAGGAGTACGCGGACACGCTGGTGGCGAGCGCCGCGCGTCGCAAGGCACCCGTCGGCCTGGTCATGTGCGACCTGGACTACTTCAAGGAAGTGAACGACTCCCACGGCCACGACGTCGGCGACGCAGTGCTGAAGCAGACCGCGGCCATCATCCAGCGCGCCGTCCGCGGTGCGGACATTGCCGTGCGCTACGGCGGGGAGGAGTTCTTGGTGGTGCTCACGGACACCGTCACCGAGGGGCCGCTGTTGGTGGCCGAGCGGATCCGCAAGGCGGTGGAAGCCGAGCGGTTCGCTCCGCAGCAGGGCGGTATCAAGAAGACCATCAGCCTGGGTGTTGCCGAGCTGGGCACCGACACCAAGAGCTTCTGGCAGGCGGTGAAATTCGCCGACGTGGCCCTGTACAAGGCAAAGGAAGGCGGACGAAATCGCGTGATGCGCTTCGAGCGCGCGATGTGGCAGGCGGACGAGTACTGAGCGCTGACCTCAGAATTTCGCCCGATATGCTCCAGCCGCGCCACCAGGCAAAGGCACGACTGCCGCGCTGCTCTGGTGCTCTCCCCCTTCTGGCCACAGGAGCCATGCGGTCGCAGTACCGACAACGGCAACGCCAGCGATGACGAAGCCTGCGGTGGACAAGGCTCGCTCCCGCTCACGGGAATCGTTCACCTCGGCAAGCTTTGCGCAGCGTGCGGCGCGCGATGGGGGTGGCGACGCGCAGAAATTGGGCTCGCCGCCGGCCTCTTGAAGCAACGCCACGCGCAATGCCACGTACTCGTCCTGAGAGCTGCGCTCCTGATACGTGAAGAACACACCTGTGCCCACAGCAAGCGCAGTGAGCCCGAGCCCTGCGATCACGACCGCTTCCTTGGCGTTTGATGTCGGTTCTGGCGTGGGGTGGTGCCGCACCGACGCCGGCGCCGCGGGCCCTGGAACCACGGGCGTGCGCTTCACTTCCTCGAGATCGAACTGCACGCCGTACTTCCGTCCCGGTTCTACGGTGACGGTCTGCGGCGCGGCAGCAAAGCCGGGAGCGGTCACCGATATGTGGTGCTCGCCCCCATTCACGTAGCTTCCCTGCGAGCGGTCCAGCTCCGATACTTCCCGCTCGTCGATCGAGATGGTCGCGCGGACGCCTGGTGGATTGACAGTGACTTGGATGCGGGCAACGGCCTTCTCGGCTCGTTCGAGCGATCGCTCTAGGCGATCGCGAGCGGCTTCGTCGCTCGCAGGAGCATGGGCGACAGCGTACGCGAGGTACTTCGCTGCTTGCCGTTGGTTGCCGATGGCAAGCGCGGCCTGGCCGAGATTTGCAGCGATCTCGTAGCTCGGTTCTTTGCTCCAGGCCTTCTCATAGAGCGCCACGGCGCCGGCGTAGTCGCGTTTGGAATGCAAGACGCGTCCCGCCTCGAACAACTCGCGTGCTGTCTGCTGCGCTGCCGCGGGTGCGGCTGCGAGCGTCAAGCTCACTAGCAGCGCCATCGCAAGACTGTTCCCACCCGTACACTGCATGAAGACGCTCGAATCTACGCCACGCGGCAAATCCTGTCGAGCTACTCGTCCCTCTTCGGCAGCGTCCACGCGAACGAGTCGAGCGCGGGCTCCGGCTGTACCGGGTGCGTCTCGCTCGACTCCCCGTGAATTCTGGATGCCGGGCTTTCGAGCAAGGTCAGGCCCTTGCCGTGGAGGACGCTCGGAACGGCTTTGAGTAACGGGCGAGCGCTGGCGTCGGGCGCAAGGAAGTGGTCCAGAACCGCAACCGCCTTTCCGAACTCGGTGGACCCGCGAAAATCGCGCCAATTTCGGAATGCGCTCGCGTCAGCGCCTCGGTCGAAGAGCGGTCGTCCGGAGACCATTTCGAACAAGATCAGGCCTAGACGAAAGACGACCTGGTCGCGAGGGCCTTCTCCGAGGCCCGGCACACCATGAACGGAGAAATACCAGTTGTCCGCAAGGGATTGCGCGCCCATGGAGGCAGACGCGTTGGACGCCAACCTATCGGTGACCTTGGCCGTGGTGCTGTTCACGATGTGCACGTTTCCCCGCACCAGCCGCAAGGGCGCTGGCAGGCAAGGTTCGAGTGCGAGCACGCCGCGCGCGACCTGCGCGCACAGCCGCATGGCCGCCTCGGGCTCAAAAGCCCCGTTCTTGGCGAGCCACTCACGCAGTCCGGCGCCAGGCGTCCGCTCGAGAGACAGCCACAGCCGTCGATGCGATCCATGACTTCCAGCATGGAACACCCGGACGACGTGTGAATGGCGAACGCGCGAACGAACCGCGACTTCTTGCTTCAGCTGTTCCACGTAGCGAATACCGAAGTTCAGCGCGACGGGTATCAGGTTCAGCTCGTGGGTACGACCCAGCCGATGCCGCGCCTCGTATCGCTCGACGGCGTCGTAGTACCCGAGGTACTTGACGACGCGGTAGGGTCCCACACGCGCGCCCGACGCCAACGCGGGCAGCACACCTCCCTCGTCAGCCTCACCAAAGACGTCGTCTGCTCCAGCGGTCACACGCCGCCGCCAGGGCTCGCCGTAAATTCGTCGCTCCCGCACCCCGTCCCCAACGCCAGACACAGCGCCAGCGCCGCCACGGCCGCTGGATGTTGGCTCGCCGCGGAATCGCCGCGAGCACGACGACCGTTTCTGTCGCGGCCGCAGCGAGAGAGGCAGCCGGACACGGCCGCGCCTCCCGTGCTCGACACTCCCGAGGGTGTCGAGCTACCCGCGCCTCGCCGGACACGCCCCTTCACGGCGCCTCGTGCTCCTCTCCGCTTGCTCCGTCCGTGCCGTCCGGCGCGGGATTCACGCCCACGCCCGAAACGCTCCCGCCCGCGCCCTTCGTGCCGCCGCTCCCCGCCGTCTTCGTCACCGTCCCCGCCTCGATAGGCTTCGTTCCGCTCCACACCAGCGCATAGCTCGGCCCCCCGCTGCCTCCCGAGCCCGACCCGCCCACGCCGCCCGTGCCGCCGTCGCCTCCGGACCCGCCTTTGCCCATGCCCGTGCCCGACGCGCCGCCGGGAGCGCCGCTCCCACCCGAGCCGCCCTCGCCCGCGTTACCGCCCTTGCCGCCCTTGCCCCCCGCGCTCGCCGTCAGCGTCACGTTCTCCAGGGTGACGGCCGACTGCCACGCGAGCAGCGCCACGCTCGCTCCGCCTCCGCCTCCCCCAGTGCCCTTCGTGCCACCGCAGCCGCCCATCCCGCCGGCTCCCCCGGAAGCGCCGATGCACGTCCCGAGGCTCGCCGCGCTCGCTCCGCCTCCCCCTCCGCCTTGCCCAGCGTGGCCGTCCGTGCCCGCCGTCCCGTTTGCGGGGGCAAAGCCCGTGCCGCTGAAGACCCCGGTGGCGGGGGCCGACGATGCGAGGGTGCCCGGATTGCCGTTAGAGCCGTCGCCACCGCTCTGACCATTTGCACCAATCGTCCCTGACCCTGAGCCAGAGTTGTCAACGTTGGGCGGCGTAACGTTGCTCTGCGGTGTCCCGGGGCTGCCTTGGCCTCCAGCAGCCCCCTGCGTTGCCGTCCCGCCTTGCCCGCCCTTCGACCCGCATCCGCTCGCGGCCGGCCAGGCTCCGCCCAGATGCGTCTGCTGCGGCGTCAGCGCCAACCCGCACTCCGCGTCGCACCCCGCTTGCCCAGGCGCTGTCGTGGCGCACGCCGACGCCGTGCTGGGAGAGGCGCCGTTCGCTCCCTTTGTCCCGTTCCCGCCAGCGGCGCCGTCTCCTCCCTTCCCCGCCACAAGCTCCACTCGCCGTAGCTCCACTCCGCTCGCGCTCGCCACCAGCGCTCCGATGCTCGACTCCCCTGCTCCTCCGTCCGCTGCAACGACCTGGAAGTCCTCCACCCTCAGCCCCGCCGTTGTCCCCGTGATGCTCAGCGCCGTGCTCGCTCCCGTCAGCTTCGCCTTCGCACTCGTCGTGTACTGCCACGTGCCGCAATCGAAGCCGCCGTAGATTCCATGTCCGGACAACCCGGAGAGGTTCAGGGGGGCCGCCTCCGTGTAGCCACTGCCGTCGTCGCACGCGTACACGTTCTTGGCGGAGGAGGCGGCTTCGCTCACCGCCTTCGATAGCGTCCCGTACGGCTTCGCCTCCGTCCCGTCCCCCGTCGCGTCCGACCCGCTCGGCGATACGAAAATTCCGTACTCCTCCGCGATGAGGCAGCTCTCTTCGCTTGGGCTCTTGGTGATGTCGCAACTGCCGCCATCCCCACCAGCGCCCGCCGTCCCCGCTTCCCCGCCTTGCCCCCCCGTCCCCGAGGTCCCGGCAGTCCCGCCGCTACCCGATGTCCCGCCCGTACCCGAATCCCCACTCGCGCCGCCAGCGCCGCCGCCGCCAGCGCCGCCGCCGCCAGGGCTCGCCGTAAATTCGTCGCTCCCGCACCCCGTCCCCAACGCCAGACACAGCGCCATCGCCACCACGGCCGCTGGATGTTGGCTCGCCGCGGAATCGCCGCGAGCTCGACGACCGTTTCTGTCGCGGCCGCAGCGAGAGAGGCAGCCGGACACGGCCGCGCCTCCCGTGCTCGACACTCCCGAGGGTGTCGAGCTACCCGCGCCTCCCCGGACAAGCCCCTTCACGGCGCCTCGTGCTCCTCTCCGCTCGCTCCGTCCGTGCCGTCCGGGGCGGGATTCACTCCCACGCCGGACACGCTGCCGCCCGCGCCCTTCGTACCACCGCTGCCCGCCGTCTTCGTCACCGTCCCCGCCTCGATAGGCTTCGTCCCGCTCCACACCAGCGCGTAGCTCGGCCCGCCACTGCCTCCCGAGCCCGACCCACCCACGCCGCCCGTGCCGCCGTCGCCTCCGGACCCGCCTTTGCCCATGCCCGTGCCCGACGCGCCGCCGGGAGCGCCGCTCCCACCCGAGCCGCCCTCGCCCGCGTTACCGCCCTTGCCGCCCTTGCCCCCCGCGCTCGCCGTCAGCGTCACGTTCTCCAGGGTGACGGCCGACTGCCACGCGAGCAGCGCCACGCTCGCTCCGCCTCCGCCTCCCCCAGTGCCCTTCGTGCCACCGCACCCGCCCATCCCGCCGGCTCCCCCGGATGCGCCGATGCACGTCCCGAGGCTCGCCGCGCTCGCTCCGCCTCCCCCTCCACCTTGCCCAGCGTGCCCGTCCGTGCCCGCCGTCCCGTTTGCGGGGGTAAAGCCCGTGCCGCTGAAGACGCCGGCGGCGGGGGCCGACGATGCGAAAGTGCCCGGATTGCCGTTAGAGCCGTCGCCACCGCTCTGACCATTTGCACCAATCGTCCCTGACCCTGAGCCAGAGTTGTCAACGTTGGGCGGTGTCACGTTCGTTTGGGGTGTTCCCGGGTTGCCAGGCCCACCGCTAGCCCCCTGCGTTGCCGTCCCGCCTTGCCCGCCCTTCGACCCGCATCCGCTCGCGGCAGGCCAGGCTCCGCCGAGGTGCGTCTGCTGCGGCGTCAGCGCCAACCCGCACTCCGCGTCGCACCCCGCTTGCCCAGGCGCTGTCGTGGCGCACGCCGGCGCCGTGCTGGGAGAGGCGCCGTTCGCTCCCTTTGTCCCGTTCCCGCCGGCCGCGCCGTCTCCTCCCTTCCCCGCCACGAGCTCCACTCGCCGTAGCTCCACTCCGCTCGCGCTCGCCACCAGCGCTCCTATGCTCGACTCCCCCGCTCCTCCGTCCGCCGCCATCACCTGGAAGTCCTCCACCCTCAGCCCCGCCGTCGTCCCCGTGATGCTCAGCGCCGTGCTCGCTCCCGTCAGCTTCGCCTTCGCACTCGTCGTGTATTGCCACGTCCCGCAATCGAAGCCACCGTAGATCCCATGTCCGGACAACCCGGAGAGGTTCAGGGGGGCCGCCTCCGTGTAGCCACTGCCGTCGTCGCACGCGTACACGTTCTTGGCGGAGGAGGCGGCTTCGCTCACCGCCTTCGATAGCGTCCCGTACGGCTTCGCCTCCGTCCCGTCCCCCGTCGCGTCCGACCCGCTCGGCG
This window of the Polyangiaceae bacterium genome carries:
- a CDS encoding enoyl-CoA hydratase/isomerase family protein, with protein sequence MSSIEVEVGRISRIVLNRPDKHNAMTEEMGRLIADAVERINAHDAARVVLISGAGRAFCAGGDFSLIEDSSKRAAEENQRNMVAFYGTFLSVLRLRVPSVAVIHGAAVGAGLCLALAADVRLAAREAKLGANFVRVGLHPGMGSSVLLPHVVGAARARELILTGKLVSGEEAERFGLVSRALPKDELDAAAAECAEQIATAAPIAVAQAKATLSAGLLSELSAALHREAANQAIDFGTEDLKEAIAAFRAGRPPSFAGR
- a CDS encoding PEGA domain-containing protein, with protein sequence MDAAEEGRVARQDLPRGVDSSVFMQCTGGNSLAMALLVSLTLAAAPAAAQQTARELFEAGRVLHSKRDYAGAVALYEKAWSKEPSYEIAANLGQAALAIGNQRQAAKYLAYAVAHAPASDEAARDRLERSLERAEKAVARIQVTVNPPGVRATISIDEREVSELDRSQGSYVNGGEHHISVTAPGFAAAPQTVTVEPGRKYGVQFDLEEVKRTPVVPGPAAPASVRHHPTPEPTSNAKEAVVIAGLGLTALAVGTGVFFTYQERSSQDEYVALRVALLQEAGGEPNFCASPPPSRAARCAKLAEVNDSRERERALSTAGFVIAGVAVVGTATAWLLWPEGGEHQSSAAVVPLPGGAAGAYRAKF
- a CDS encoding diguanylate cyclase, whose translation is MQLTEDIAPLGQSLPPVVILEAPAPTSSTAESKRPSLLRRLYRLLTFDVPIRQKLLFFSGGLAGWILLLGSLAALSVDGFMERLVILGLTSISVVPLIGFAVLLTRALTRPLEALGCQVKALTDRYTGQTEDDGRPIAPISLVGNDEVGDVAKRFNQLTSVLQQISAFKKVIEGDDTTGEVYDRMGRQLALLGLDELVIYEVSNSKNRLTPVVSSSAAAAEACSPDIRLDCNLCRAKKTGAIVSSAAFPKICRYFRGGQDKEHVCVPMNIAGSTGGVVQFLFDRDEQDPQMKAAHTLVRRGRRFLSEALPVIEAKRLMSTLKQSTLRDAMTGLHNRRFLEEYADTLVASAARRKAPVGLVMCDLDYFKEVNDSHGHDVGDAVLKQTAAIIQRAVRGADIAVRYGGEEFLVVLTDTVTEGPLLVAERIRKAVEAERFAPQQGGIKKTISLGVAELGTDTKSFWQAVKFADVALYKAKEGGRNRVMRFERAMWQADEY